The DNA window CACGCCGACCAGAATCACAATCAACCACAGCGACGTCGCTTCCGGATCCAGACCCAGATAAGCGGGCGCCCCGCCCAGCAGCGACGGCACATCGAGAATCCCCATCAAACCAATCGCGCCCGTGTACAGAATAATGGGCAAAAGAATGCCGACGTACGCCAGCAGAAAAATGATGGTGGTGATCAGCTGCGTCTGCCGGTCAAAGCGAATCTCCAGATACTCCGGGACAGTCGCCACGCCGCTTTTCAAGAACCGCGGCAGGAAGAACCAGGCCATGAACACCAGGGCCACGACACAGACCACCTCCCAGACCATCACGCACAGGCCATCCTTAAAGGCGGCCCCATTCAGCCCCACCATCTGCTCGGTCGACAGGTTCGTCAGCAACAGCGACCCGGCAATCAGCGGAAAGGTCAACGACCGCCCCGCCAGAAAATACCCGCCTGTGCTGGCGTGGTCATCGTGCCGGGTGAACCACCAGGTCAACATGGCGACCAGGCCGGTAAAGAACAAAAAAGAGAGGAGAGTCAGCGTCAGGTCCATCAGAGCTCTTTCTATTGCCAGCGATCAAATCCCCGCCAGGTCCGCCGTCCGCCAGGCCGGCGCGTCGCACGTTAGCCGCTTTTCGACCGCTGCATTCCCCGCGTTTTGCGGATCAAAAAAACGGTATGCCGGGCGTCGATCGGTTAAAATGCGTTTCTGCGGAAGGCGCCATTGTTACAGAATCCGGCCGCAACTGCTGCCGGCTAATTGTTGACATGGGCCCTTCCCTCGCTTATTCATATATGAAATCGCTTTCAAAGATTGTCGATTCCCGCAGGAAAGATCCCGCCCTGCCGCAGCCCGCCTGTCGCCAACTGTTGACGCCGCCATGGAAAAGAGGAAACCGATGAACGTCTCCCGCCGGAACTTTCTCAAAGCGCAGGGCGCCGTGCTCACGCTCCCTTTTCTGCCCTCGCTGGCGCACGGAAAGGAAGGCCCGCTGGCCGGAGCAAAGCCCAGCAAAAAGCTGGTGATCATGTATCTGCCCAACGGTATCGTCCGCCGCTGTTTCTTCCCCGGCGAAGAAGAAGCCGACCTCCCCGGCTTCATCGGCAACTTCAACGCCGATAAAACCAAAAACGAACGCCGCATCCCCAACAAGCCAGGCATCGGACCGCTGGAGCTCACCTCGACCATGCAGCCGCTGGCCGACATCGCCGGCGATATCAGCCTGGTCACCGGGCTGGAACGCACCTACAAGAATGGGCAGGACGTGCATGCCCAGGGCGCTTCCTGTTATCTGACCAGCCTGTCGCCCGAACAGGCCGAAGCCCAGGGCGAGCGGCACCCGAACGGCCGCACGCTGGACCAGGTCATCGGCGACGCAGTCGGCGGCAACACGATCTTCAGAACGCTTGAAATCAGCTGCAACGGTTTCACGGCGCCGAAAGAGCCGATCGAGTTTGACAACATCTCCTGGTACGGTCCCGACAAGATCGCCCCTTCCATCCGCGATCCGCAAAAACTGTACGACCGGCTGTTCCTCCGCGACAGCTACCGCGCACACGTAGCCGATGTGACCGACCTGGTGCTGGCCGACGCCCAGTCCCTGTCCCGCAAGCTGGGCCGGGCCGATCAGGAAACGCTAAGCCAGTACATGCAGATGGTCCGCGACATTGAAATCCGCATTGAGAAAATGCAAAAGCTGCT is part of the Lignipirellula cremea genome and encodes:
- a CDS encoding DUF1552 domain-containing protein, which codes for MNVSRRNFLKAQGAVLTLPFLPSLAHGKEGPLAGAKPSKKLVIMYLPNGIVRRCFFPGEEEADLPGFIGNFNADKTKNERRIPNKPGIGPLELTSTMQPLADIAGDISLVTGLERTYKNGQDVHAQGASCYLTSLSPEQAEAQGERHPNGRTLDQVIGDAVGGNTIFRTLEISCNGFTAPKEPIEFDNISWYGPDKIAPSIRDPQKLYDRLFLRDSYRAHVADVTDLVLADAQSLSRKLGRADQETLSQYMQMVRDIEIRIEKMQKLLVGVDIHIPKDAVLPRGEYIKLQTDLMLLAFQMGITNISTFMIGPERWDATLLYEGVFDKPVQHHSMTHNQRGEGYKELQKIDLFHMEQLAYLVRRMKETQEADGSSLYDNSLVAFGAGLGDGATHQYYDLPMIVAGKAQGQIKQGRIVRLKSGTLCSNMWLTIAQLMGLEIDSFADSDGVISDLWT